The following coding sequences are from one Methanosarcina sp. WWM596 window:
- the hisD gene encoding histidinol dehydrogenase, giving the protein MVTMLFKKLSDVSEAEMQKLLSRGSGLADVEETVSSVLSDVRMRGDSALKEYTKKFDKVELADFEVSKAEFKEALSGIGPELMGHLKTAAANIRAFHEAQMPETTWFMELQPGVILGQKATPLESVGAYAPGGRASYPSTVLMTVIPARVAGVEQVIVCTPPNADGSVHPLTLAAAKVAGADKVFKLGGVQAIGAMAYGTETVPKVDKIVGPGNVFVTSAKMQVRNVAEIDFPAGPSEVLILADDSADAVMTASDIIAQAEHDPSAVSVLVTTSETLAEAVRKEVLGQAENTERSEIVKASLENAAVLTAESLEQGIDFSNKFAPEHLEIMVEDSDFVLDRIKNAGSIFIGNYAPVPVGDYASGTNHVLPTAGYARIYSGLNINHFLKYSSIQKISKSGLESLKETIIALAEEEGLQAHADAIRTRFGYKPSK; this is encoded by the coding sequence ATGGTCACAATGTTATTCAAAAAATTGTCTGATGTTTCAGAAGCTGAAATGCAGAAATTACTTTCCCGGGGGTCCGGGCTTGCAGATGTAGAGGAAACTGTTTCCTCCGTACTTTCTGATGTGCGCATGAGGGGAGATTCTGCACTCAAGGAGTATACAAAGAAGTTTGATAAAGTTGAGCTTGCCGATTTTGAGGTAAGTAAGGCAGAGTTTAAAGAAGCTCTGTCAGGTATCGGTCCTGAACTTATGGGACACCTTAAAACCGCAGCTGCAAACATCAGAGCTTTCCACGAAGCTCAGATGCCTGAAACTACCTGGTTTATGGAACTTCAGCCGGGGGTTATTCTGGGGCAGAAGGCAACACCCCTTGAAAGTGTGGGTGCCTATGCTCCGGGAGGCAGAGCTTCCTATCCTTCAACAGTGCTGATGACAGTAATCCCTGCCAGGGTTGCAGGAGTTGAGCAGGTAATCGTATGTACTCCTCCGAATGCAGATGGTTCTGTACATCCTCTTACGCTTGCTGCAGCGAAAGTTGCAGGGGCAGATAAGGTCTTCAAGCTTGGAGGTGTGCAGGCAATAGGAGCAATGGCTTACGGAACCGAAACGGTCCCGAAGGTGGACAAAATCGTAGGCCCTGGGAACGTTTTTGTGACTTCTGCCAAAATGCAGGTGAGGAATGTTGCCGAGATTGACTTCCCGGCAGGTCCGAGTGAAGTTCTTATTTTAGCAGATGATTCAGCCGATGCTGTCATGACTGCCTCGGATATAATAGCTCAGGCAGAACACGACCCAAGCGCAGTTTCTGTGCTTGTGACAACTTCAGAAACTCTCGCAGAAGCTGTAAGGAAAGAGGTACTCGGGCAAGCCGAAAATACTGAAAGAAGTGAGATCGTGAAAGCTTCTCTTGAAAATGCGGCAGTCCTGACTGCAGAGTCTCTTGAGCAGGGCATTGACTTCAGCAATAAATTCGCCCCCGAACACCTGGAAATTATGGTTGAAGATTCCGATTTCGTACTTGACAGAATCAAAAATGCCGGATCTATTTTTATAGGGAACTATGCTCCTGTTCCAGTTGGAGACTATGCCTCCGGTACCAATCATGTGCTTCCTACGGCAGGATATGCCAGGATTTATTCCGGCCTGAATATCAACCACTTCCTTAAATACTCCAGTATCCAGAAAATCAGCAAGAGTGGGCTTGAAAGTTTGAAAGAAACTATAATCGCATTAGCTGAGGAAGAAGGTCTGCAGGCACATGCTGATGCTATTAGAACTCGTTTCGGGTACAAACCCTCTAAATAA
- a CDS encoding ATP-dependent DNA helicase, translating into MKIESLDLPVEVKHFYENSGILELYPPQAEAVEKGLLEGKNLLAAIPTASGKTLLAELAMLKSVLAGGKALYIVPLRALASEKFRRFQEFSELGIRVGISTGDYDRRDERIGINDIIVATSEKTDSLLRNETAWMQEISVVVADEVHLIDSADRGPTLEVTLAKLRKMNPSCQILALSATVGNADELAAWLDAELVESEWRPTELMEGVLFNGTFFCRDREKSVEQPTKDEAINLVLDTIKEGGQCLVFESSRKNCMGFAKKATSAVKKTLSSLEKEALAGIADEILENSETDTSSVLATCVRSGTAFHHAGLTSPLRELVEAGFRDGRIKLISSTPTLAAGLNLPARRVIIRSYRRYSSDSGMQPIPVLEYKQMAGRAGRPRLDPYGEAVLLAKSYEELVFLFEKYIEAGAEDIWSKLGTENALRTHVLSTVSNGFARTKEELMDFLEATFFAFQYSNFGLSMVVDECLNFLRQEGMLEQDPDSLISTSFGKLVSRLYIDPLSAALIAKGLRGAGTLTELTLLHLVCSTPDMRLMYMRSQDYQNINDYVMAHAEEFSKVPSPFNVVEYEWFLSEVKTSLLLMDWIHEKPENELCLKFNIGEGDIHASADIAEWIMHVTTQLARLLDLKGAKEAAELEKRIHYGAGPELIELLDIRSIGRVRARKLYEAGFKSTADLAGASPEQVAALVGPKIAERIFKQIGRRDTVPEIPDTKSFEKSSPERQRTINDF; encoded by the coding sequence ATGAAGATAGAAAGTCTCGACCTGCCCGTTGAAGTAAAGCACTTTTATGAAAACTCCGGGATTCTTGAACTTTATCCACCTCAGGCAGAGGCTGTTGAAAAGGGACTGCTTGAAGGGAAAAACCTGCTTGCTGCAATCCCTACGGCTTCAGGAAAGACTCTGCTTGCAGAGCTTGCAATGTTGAAGTCCGTGCTTGCCGGAGGAAAAGCCCTCTATATCGTGCCCCTGAGAGCTCTGGCTTCGGAGAAGTTCAGGCGGTTTCAGGAGTTCTCCGAACTGGGTATCAGGGTCGGGATCTCAACAGGGGATTATGACCGGCGAGATGAAAGAATCGGTATAAACGACATCATTGTAGCCACATCGGAAAAAACCGATTCTCTGCTCAGGAACGAGACTGCCTGGATGCAAGAGATCTCGGTTGTTGTGGCAGATGAAGTCCATCTTATCGATTCTGCGGACAGGGGACCCACCCTTGAAGTCACTCTGGCCAAGCTCCGGAAAATGAACCCTTCCTGCCAGATCCTTGCCCTTTCGGCAACAGTAGGGAATGCCGATGAGCTTGCAGCCTGGCTCGATGCCGAACTTGTGGAAAGCGAGTGGAGGCCCACCGAACTTATGGAAGGGGTGCTGTTTAATGGGACTTTTTTTTGCAGGGACAGGGAAAAATCTGTTGAACAGCCCACAAAGGATGAAGCCATAAACCTTGTACTCGATACCATAAAGGAAGGTGGCCAGTGCCTTGTTTTCGAAAGCAGCCGGAAAAACTGCATGGGTTTTGCAAAGAAAGCAACCTCTGCAGTCAAAAAGACTCTTTCCTCATTAGAGAAGGAAGCTCTTGCAGGGATTGCAGATGAGATTCTGGAAAACAGCGAAACCGATACCTCTTCAGTTCTTGCAACCTGTGTCCGTTCAGGAACGGCATTTCACCACGCAGGCCTTACCTCTCCTCTAAGGGAACTTGTAGAAGCCGGCTTTCGGGATGGGCGCATAAAGCTTATCTCAAGTACCCCAACCCTTGCAGCAGGGCTGAACCTGCCTGCCAGGCGTGTAATTATAAGGAGTTATCGACGTTATTCTTCTGATTCAGGAATGCAGCCTATCCCGGTGCTCGAATACAAGCAGATGGCAGGAAGAGCCGGAAGGCCGAGGCTTGACCCTTATGGGGAAGCTGTACTGCTTGCAAAATCGTACGAGGAACTAGTTTTCCTTTTTGAGAAATATATTGAAGCCGGAGCCGAAGATATCTGGTCCAAGCTCGGGACGGAAAACGCTCTCAGGACGCATGTGCTTTCAACGGTCTCGAATGGGTTTGCCCGGACAAAGGAAGAACTTATGGATTTTCTGGAGGCGACTTTTTTCGCATTCCAATACTCAAATTTCGGGCTCTCCATGGTTGTAGACGAATGCCTGAACTTTTTACGGCAGGAGGGAATGCTTGAGCAGGATCCCGATTCCCTTATTTCCACGAGTTTCGGAAAACTTGTTTCCAGGCTCTATATTGACCCCCTTTCTGCAGCCCTTATTGCAAAGGGCTTAAGAGGAGCCGGAACTCTTACCGAGCTTACTCTCCTGCATCTGGTCTGCAGCACGCCCGATATGCGCCTTATGTATATGCGGAGCCAGGACTACCAGAACATCAATGATTACGTAATGGCGCATGCCGAAGAGTTCTCAAAGGTTCCTAGCCCCTTCAATGTTGTCGAATACGAGTGGTTCCTGAGCGAGGTAAAGACCTCTCTACTGCTGATGGACTGGATCCATGAAAAGCCTGAAAATGAGCTCTGTTTAAAATTCAATATAGGAGAAGGAGACATCCACGCAAGTGCAGACATTGCCGAGTGGATCATGCACGTGACCACCCAGCTTGCCCGACTCCTTGACCTAAAAGGGGCAAAAGAAGCTGCAGAGCTTGAAAAGAGGATCCATTACGGGGCAGGTCCTGAACTGATAGAGCTGCTCGATATCAGGAGCATCGGACGTGTAAGGGCAAGGAAACTTTATGAGGCAGGTTTCAAATCCACAGCAGATCTTGCAGGGGCTTCTCCTGAACAGGTGGCTGCTCTTGTAGGGCCGAAGATTGCTGAAAGGATCTTCAAGCAGATCGGAAGAAGAGATACAGTGCCTGAAATCCCTGACACCAAGTCTTTTGAAAAAAGTTCCCCGGAAAGACAGAGGACGATCAACGATTTTTGA
- a CDS encoding DUF1699 family protein — translation MKIRVVSSREEIPTLNPNEKVIHLAFRPSNRDVFMLAETCPKIEAIQLPKSYRRTVSKSIEMFLEMQKINLLEGDVWGHRKDINEYYNVSQNVLEKIQELKADRFSNEIIAEKLSRESKLNSDMILYILSKRNMEFS, via the coding sequence ATGAAAATCAGAGTGGTTAGTTCACGGGAGGAAATTCCTACCCTAAACCCGAATGAGAAGGTTATCCACCTTGCTTTCAGGCCGTCTAACAGGGATGTATTCATGCTTGCCGAAACATGTCCTAAAATTGAAGCCATACAGCTTCCTAAATCTTACAGAAGGACTGTTTCAAAGTCAATAGAGATGTTCCTGGAAATGCAGAAGATAAACCTCCTTGAAGGGGATGTGTGGGGACACCGGAAAGACATAAACGAATACTACAACGTTTCTCAGAATGTTCTGGAGAAAATTCAGGAATTAAAAGCCGACAGATTCTCAAATGAGATAATTGCCGAAAAGCTTTCGAGGGAAAGCAAACTGAATTCTGACATGATCCTTTATATCCTGAGCAAAAGAAACATGGAATTTTCCTGA
- a CDS encoding DUF1699 family protein, translating into MKIRVVSSRDEILSLNPNEKVIHLAFRPSNKDIFLLVETCPKLEIVQLPKSYQRTISKSMEMFLKMQKIYLHEGDVWGHRKDINDYYTVPPSVMTKIRNMKAEGIPGDEISEKMTKESKLNPKMIHYILDRNQFE; encoded by the coding sequence ATGAAAATAAGAGTTGTCAGTTCCAGAGATGAAATTCTCTCCTTAAACCCGAACGAAAAGGTAATTCACCTTGCGTTCAGGCCTTCAAATAAAGATATTTTCCTGCTTGTTGAAACCTGTCCTAAGCTCGAAATAGTCCAGCTTCCGAAATCATATCAAAGGACTATTTCGAAGTCTATGGAGATGTTTCTGAAAATGCAAAAAATCTACCTGCATGAAGGAGATGTCTGGGGCCACAGAAAGGACATAAACGATTATTATACTGTTCCTCCTTCAGTAATGACTAAAATAAGGAACATGAAAGCAGAAGGAATACCAGGTGACGAAATCTCTGAAAAAATGACGAAGGAAAGCAAGCTCAACCCGAAGATGATCCATTATATCCTGGACAGAAATCAATTTGAGTAA